A genomic window from Prunus persica cultivar Lovell chromosome G2, Prunus_persica_NCBIv2, whole genome shotgun sequence includes:
- the LOC18787090 gene encoding glycine-rich RNA-binding protein RZ1C isoform X2, with product MMERDTNRPRGFGFITFGDRRAMEDAIREMHGRELGDRIISVNKAQPKMGGGGEDLDHGYRGGYSTGGRRNYGGGDRPVGQDECFKCGRPGHWARDCPSAGGGRGGGSFSSHSRFGAGGRGDRFGGDRDRYVDDRYDGGRYGERDRFDSREDKYGSRDRYVSDRYPAGDRFASDRYGGSDRYPQNGYGKDRGYDRDARGGSDRYGSGGPARDEGGNYRSRAGPYDRPSRGGRPSSFDRY from the exons ATGATGGAAAGAGATACAAATCGTCCTCggggttttgggtttattaCATTTGGAGATCGGCGAGCAATGGAAGATGCAATCCGGGAGATGCATGGGCGGGAGCTTGGTGATCGCATCATCTCTGTGAACAAAGCTCAACCCAAAATGGGAGGGGGAGGGGAGGATTTAGACCATGGCTATAGAGGAGGCTACTCAACTGGTGGCAGGAGAAACTATGGGGGAGGAGATAGACCTGTAGGGCAAGATGAATGCTTCAAGTGTGGGCGACCAGGACATTGGGCCCGAGATTGCCCTTCAGCTGGTGGTGGAAGAGGTGGAGGTTCATTCTCATCCCATTCTAGGTTTGGGGCTGGTGGCCGTGGGGATCGCTTTGGTGGAGACCGTGATCGCTATGTGGATGACCGTTATGATGGAGGGCGTTATGGAGAGAGGGACCGTTTTGACAGCAGGGAGGACAAGTATGGGAGCCGTGATCGCTATGTTAGTGACAG GTATCCAGCTGGTGATCGCTTTGCAAGTGATAGATATGGTGGTTCTGATCGTTATCCGCAAAATGGTTATGGCAAAGATAGAGGCTATGATAGGGATGCAAGGGGTGGAAGCGACAGATATGGGAGTGGAGGGCCAGCAAGAGATGAGGGCGGAAATTACAGAAGCAGGGCAGGTCCTTACGATCGCCCCAGCAGGGGAGGGCGCCCATCTTCCTTTGACCGCTACTAA
- the LOC18787090 gene encoding glycine-rich RNA-binding protein RZ1C isoform X1: MAGKEDFRIFVGGLSWDVTERQLESAFQRFGKVHEAQIMMERDTNRPRGFGFITFGDRRAMEDAIREMHGRELGDRIISVNKAQPKMGGGGEDLDHGYRGGYSTGGRRNYGGGDRPVGQDECFKCGRPGHWARDCPSAGGGRGGGSFSSHSRFGAGGRGDRFGGDRDRYVDDRYDGGRYGERDRFDSREDKYGSRDRYVSDRYPAGDRFASDRYGGSDRYPQNGYGKDRGYDRDARGGSDRYGSGGPARDEGGNYRSRAGPYDRPSRGGRPSSFDRY, from the exons ATGGCAGGGAAGGAAGATTTCCGCATATTCGTGGGAGGTTTGTCGTGGGACGTCACAGAGCGTCAGCTGGAGAGTGCTTTCCAGCGTTTCGGCAAAGTCCACGAAGCTCAG ATCATGATGGAAAGAGATACAAATCGTCCTCggggttttgggtttattaCATTTGGAGATCGGCGAGCAATGGAAGATGCAATCCGGGAGATGCATGGGCGGGAGCTTGGTGATCGCATCATCTCTGTGAACAAAGCTCAACCCAAAATGGGAGGGGGAGGGGAGGATTTAGACCATGGCTATAGAGGAGGCTACTCAACTGGTGGCAGGAGAAACTATGGGGGAGGAGATAGACCTGTAGGGCAAGATGAATGCTTCAAGTGTGGGCGACCAGGACATTGGGCCCGAGATTGCCCTTCAGCTGGTGGTGGAAGAGGTGGAGGTTCATTCTCATCCCATTCTAGGTTTGGGGCTGGTGGCCGTGGGGATCGCTTTGGTGGAGACCGTGATCGCTATGTGGATGACCGTTATGATGGAGGGCGTTATGGAGAGAGGGACCGTTTTGACAGCAGGGAGGACAAGTATGGGAGCCGTGATCGCTATGTTAGTGACAG GTATCCAGCTGGTGATCGCTTTGCAAGTGATAGATATGGTGGTTCTGATCGTTATCCGCAAAATGGTTATGGCAAAGATAGAGGCTATGATAGGGATGCAAGGGGTGGAAGCGACAGATATGGGAGTGGAGGGCCAGCAAGAGATGAGGGCGGAAATTACAGAAGCAGGGCAGGTCCTTACGATCGCCCCAGCAGGGGAGGGCGCCCATCTTCCTTTGACCGCTACTAA